TGTGGGCCAGCAGTTCCTCAAAAAGCTTGTTGCAACCGGACACGGTGAGACCCCGTACCTCGGGCAATTTGGAGAGGGTGGCCAGAAGTTGGCGGGTGCTTTCCATGGTACGCTCATGCTCGGCTGCGATATGGTTTAATACCATGGTAATGCTCATTTCAGCTTCTCTCACCGCGTCCAAGCGATGTTTGTACCCTGTGTATAGAATAATTCCAAGCGCTGGAATTATTGCGATCAAGACAAGAATCACGAGATGTATTCTGACAGATTTCAGGAATGGGTACGCTCGCAGATTTTTTCTCATGTCATGAGACCTCGGCCCCCAATGTGAATTTCTCAAAAACAATGCGGTGGTTAATTTACTTAATCCGTTTGCTTAATATTGTATCACAAGACGGAGGCGCAATCTACTTTGAGTTGTGATATTTTGACAGGGATGTGTTATTGTGCTCAATATTTTATAAAAAAGAGGTAAAAAATAAGTAGTTAGAGAAAAATAGACATGAAGAGGGATTGCGTTTCAGAGGTACGGTGTGCTTGAGGGAACCGAAAGATAAATTGGCTGGATGGATGGGCGCGGGTCTTTCCGGAAAAGGTGTCCTGGGAGACAGGGAAAGCAGTGGAGATTATGATCCGGGGAGTGCCTCCCAACTGCACAATGCCTCCACGATAAACATAAATATAATAGAGAAACGAAAGGTGGCATTTTCTATGGAAGCGTCGTATCTATCATCCAGCAGATACGGTGTGGGCGTACACTTACCATGGCAGGCTGGTCAATTGAGGCGGCATGGCATGCGAAAAGGTGTGCGAGAGATCTACCACCAGATTACGGGAAATGAGGTACTATCCATCAGCGGTTCCGGTGATGGCGAGGATTATGTAGATGTACCGTGCTGATTCATGAGGACGAGCCGCGTCGCTGATACTGGCCGATTTTGAAACAGACCTCTTTAGAAAGGAAGAAAATAAAGATAGAAACGGATTGTAATTTTTTCCATCAGGCATTTCAGGCATTAATGAGGCGAATTGATCTGCAGGTAGAAACTTCCAAGGCTGCTTGTCGATCGTTTACCCGCGATTCTGTAGCATGAGTTCCAATGGATTCAGAAAGAGATAAAACTGGCTTATAAGATAACTCTCCTTATACAATAGCGCATAATGCCGGATTAGGGAAAGAGGAGTACTGAGGGGAACCAATCCGCCGCGATAGTTTTGAATTACTTCGCGTAATTCCAGTTTTTCATCGGGAGACAGATATTTCCCGAGATGCTCGGCCGCATGGTGTAGCATATACATGTTTTTCCTCTCGGTGGACGCACACCGAAGGGCCGCCATGAGCCGGATGATGTATTCTTGATAAATATTCTTCTCCAACTGCCCCGTTGACGTAAGGAGGCGGTTAAGAGATGCGTGATGCCTGGGGCTATGTGAGAGAAGAAGGAGGTCGTGACGCCCATGGAACCTGATCAAACTCTTCAATGAATTGCTCTCGGCAAGAAACCGGAGCCATCTTTTGAAAGTGAAAACTCGGGTAAAGAAATTTTCCTGCGCTGCTGGACCATGCAGGGCATTCTCTTCCGCTACCGGCATATGGGGAAAATTATTCACGCAGGCTCCGGCAAATAGTCCCCTACCCACACTGGATGGCGCTCCCTGGGCGGCATCATATATCGGTACGCCATACAAGCCGCAACTCGGGGACCGCGCCTTGAAGATAAAACCGTAAAGCCCTGACCGTGCAAGCTCATACAGTTTCGATTTTGTCCATCCCAATATGCGTTCCGTATGGTCCGCATCGCTATGGATCGTCTTAAGACAAGGTTGAGGATGGCCGGTAACGAGACGCATGACCTCTCTCGGCACACCCAGACCACATTCTGTTTCTGGGCATACAGGAACCCAATCAATATACGAAGATAAAGCCCCCGTAAGACAATGATCATGTTTATGTCCGCCGTCATAGCGTACCCTTTCTCCGAGAAGACATCTGCTGATCCCTACTCTGATTTTGTTCACAGATTTAAACCCTCATGGTTGCCGCAGGCAATCGCCCTGCGCA
This Syntrophobacterales bacterium DNA region includes the following protein-coding sequences:
- a CDS encoding DUF523 and DUF1722 domain-containing protein → MNKIRVGISRCLLGERVRYDGGHKHDHCLTGALSSYIDWVPVCPETECGLGVPREVMRLVTGHPQPCLKTIHSDADHTERILGWTKSKLYELARSGLYGFIFKARSPSCGLYGVPIYDAAQGAPSSVGRGLFAGACVNNFPHMPVAEENALHGPAAQENFFTRVFTFKRWLRFLAESNSLKSLIRFHGRHDLLLLSHSPRHHASLNRLLTSTGQLEKNIYQEYIIRLMAALRCASTERKNMYMLHHAAEHLGKYLSPDEKLELREVIQNYRGGLVPLSTPLSLIRHYALLYKESYLISQFYLFLNPLELMLQNRG